A single window of Senegalia massiliensis DNA harbors:
- a CDS encoding pyruvate carboxylase — translation MKKFKRVLVANRGEIAIRIFRACHELGIRTVAIYSHEDRKSLFRTKADESYLIGKNKGPIEAYLDIDEIINLAKNKGVDAIHPGYGFLSENPEFVRKCNEANIEFIGPSEDMMKQVGDKISSKIVAKEVGVSTIPGIEKPINSEKELLKFAAHCGYPVMLKAAAGGGGRGMRIVRDKDELVSSFQSAKNEAKKAFGIDSIFIEKYLENPKHIEVQILGDKSGNIVHLFERDCSIQRRHQKIIEFTPAFSLSDEKRKAICEDAIKIGKAVNYRNAGTVEFLVDNKGNHYFIEMNPRIQVEHTITEMVTGIDIVQSQILIAEGYSLDSSRINLPNQESVDVRGYSIQCRITTEDPKNNFAPDTGKIDVYRSANGFGIRLDGGNGYTGSVISPYYDSLLVKTISYSRTFEDAAKKAVRSIREFAIKGIKTNSAFLINILMHETFLNGECDTNFLDSHPEIFNIKPTRDKELKLLKFLGEKIVNEVKGDKKDFDVPMVPKLERIDNLKGTKQILDNNGPEGLVNWIKDQNKLLITETTMRDAQQSLMATRLRTVDMIKIANDTSILGKDLFSLEMWGGATFDVSYRFLKESPWKRLIELRKKVPNILFQMLLRGANGVGYANYPDNVIREFIKESANAGIDLFRIFDSLNWLDGMKVAIDEVLKTGKIAEASICYTGDILDKKRTKYDLDYYIKLAKEIEKTGAHILAIKDMSSLLKPYAAFELITELKKEVSMPIHLHTHDTSGNGVATLIMAAEAGVDIVDTAFNSMSGLTSQPALNSVVAALENTNRDTGICLDNIQKLDDYWSAVRPVYGNFESELKSGTAEIYKYEIPGGQYSNLKPQVESFGLGHRFTEVKEMFKKANEMMGDIVKVTPSSKMIGDLAIFMVRNDLTPENIYDKAKGMSFPDSVDSYFKGMMGQPKGGFPEKLKKLVLKDKESIDCRPGELLPPVDFEEIEKHLKENFRVEPTKRQLLSYALYPKVFSEYLKYIKDEGDFTRMGSDIYFHGLTVGETSEIEIEEGKILVVKLIQIGKLDNEGYRNLSFEVNGNVREIKIKDKANNIIANEIFTQMADVDNPLEVGASIPGTIYKVLVEEGQQVKINEPLIIIEAMKMETIINSPSKGIVGLILVKEQDQVKNGELLIKLK, via the coding sequence GTGAAAAAATTTAAAAGAGTTTTAGTTGCCAATAGAGGAGAAATTGCTATTCGTATATTTCGAGCATGCCATGAATTAGGTATTAGGACAGTAGCAATATATTCTCATGAAGACAGAAAGAGCTTATTCCGTACAAAAGCTGATGAATCCTACTTGATTGGGAAAAATAAGGGCCCTATTGAAGCATATTTAGATATTGATGAGATTATAAATCTTGCAAAAAATAAAGGGGTAGATGCAATACATCCTGGTTATGGGTTTTTATCAGAAAACCCTGAGTTTGTAAGAAAGTGTAATGAGGCTAATATAGAATTTATTGGACCAAGTGAGGATATGATGAAACAAGTAGGAGATAAAATATCTTCAAAAATTGTGGCTAAAGAAGTTGGTGTTTCTACAATACCAGGGATAGAAAAACCTATTAACTCAGAAAAAGAATTATTAAAATTTGCAGCCCATTGTGGATATCCTGTTATGCTAAAAGCAGCTGCTGGTGGTGGAGGACGTGGAATGCGTATTGTTAGAGATAAAGATGAATTAGTTTCTTCATTTCAAAGTGCAAAAAATGAAGCTAAAAAAGCATTTGGTATAGATAGTATTTTTATTGAAAAATATCTTGAAAATCCAAAACATATAGAAGTTCAAATATTAGGAGATAAATCTGGCAATATAGTTCATCTTTTTGAGAGAGATTGTTCTATACAAAGACGACACCAAAAAATTATAGAGTTTACTCCAGCTTTTTCACTTTCAGATGAAAAAAGAAAAGCTATATGTGAGGATGCAATAAAGATAGGAAAAGCTGTAAATTATAGAAATGCAGGAACAGTTGAATTTTTAGTTGATAACAAAGGCAATCATTACTTTATAGAGATGAATCCAAGAATTCAAGTGGAACATACAATTACAGAAATGGTAACAGGTATAGACATTGTTCAATCTCAAATATTGATTGCAGAAGGATATAGTCTAGATTCATCTAGGATTAATTTACCAAATCAAGAGAGTGTTGATGTACGTGGATATTCTATTCAGTGCCGTATAACAACAGAAGATCCTAAAAATAATTTTGCGCCAGATACAGGTAAAATTGATGTTTATCGTTCGGCAAATGGATTTGGTATTAGATTAGATGGAGGAAATGGGTATACTGGGTCAGTAATTAGCCCTTATTATGATAGCCTTTTAGTTAAAACTATATCTTATTCTAGAACATTTGAAGATGCTGCAAAAAAAGCTGTAAGGTCAATTAGAGAATTTGCTATTAAAGGTATAAAGACCAATTCAGCTTTTTTAATTAATATACTAATGCATGAAACTTTTTTAAATGGAGAATGTGATACGAATTTTCTAGATAGTCATCCTGAAATCTTCAATATTAAACCTACAAGAGATAAAGAATTAAAATTATTGAAGTTTTTAGGCGAAAAAATAGTTAATGAAGTTAAAGGAGATAAAAAGGATTTTGATGTTCCTATGGTTCCTAAGTTAGAAAGAATAGATAATTTAAAAGGAACTAAACAGATATTAGATAACAATGGACCAGAAGGACTTGTAAATTGGATTAAAGATCAAAATAAATTACTAATAACTGAAACTACTATGAGAGATGCTCAACAATCTCTTATGGCTACTCGCCTTAGAACAGTTGACATGATAAAGATTGCAAATGATACATCAATACTTGGAAAAGATTTATTTTCTTTAGAAATGTGGGGAGGAGCTACATTTGATGTATCTTATAGATTTTTAAAGGAAAGTCCTTGGAAAAGACTAATAGAACTTAGAAAAAAAGTTCCAAACATTTTATTCCAAATGTTACTTAGAGGAGCAAATGGAGTAGGCTATGCAAATTATCCTGATAATGTAATTAGAGAATTTATAAAAGAATCAGCAAATGCAGGAATTGATTTATTTAGAATATTTGACTCATTAAACTGGTTAGATGGAATGAAAGTTGCTATAGATGAAGTTTTAAAAACTGGTAAAATAGCAGAAGCTTCTATTTGTTATACTGGAGATATATTAGATAAAAAGAGAACTAAATATGATTTGGATTATTATATAAAATTAGCTAAAGAAATTGAAAAAACAGGAGCTCATATTTTAGCTATCAAAGATATGTCATCCTTATTAAAACCTTATGCTGCTTTTGAATTAATTACAGAGCTTAAAAAAGAAGTATCTATGCCTATTCATTTACACACTCATGATACTAGTGGAAATGGAGTAGCTACTCTTATAATGGCTGCAGAAGCAGGGGTAGATATTGTAGATACAGCATTTAATAGTATGTCAGGGCTTACTAGTCAACCAGCTTTAAACTCTGTAGTAGCAGCTCTTGAAAATACTAATAGAGATACTGGTATCTGTCTAGATAATATCCAAAAACTTGATGACTACTGGAGTGCAGTAAGACCTGTATATGGGAATTTTGAATCTGAATTGAAATCAGGTACAGCTGAAATATATAAATATGAAATACCAGGTGGACAATACTCAAATTTAAAGCCACAAGTTGAAAGTTTTGGGCTTGGCCATAGATTTACAGAAGTTAAAGAAATGTTTAAAAAGGCGAATGAAATGATGGGTGATATTGTAAAAGTAACTCCTTCTTCTAAAATGATAGGAGATTTAGCTATATTTATGGTAAGAAATGATTTAACGCCTGAAAATATCTATGATAAAGCAAAAGGAATGAGTTTTCCTGATTCTGTAGATAGTTATTTTAAAGGTATGATGGGTCAACCAAAAGGTGGATTTCCGGAAAAGCTTAAAAAGCTTGTTTTAAAAGATAAAGAGTCTATTGACTGTAGACCAGGAGAATTATTACCACCAGTAGATTTTGAAGAGATAGAGAAACATTTAAAAGAAAATTTCAGAGTGGAACCTACTAAAAGACAACTTTTAAGCTATGCATTATATCCAAAAGTTTTTAGCGAGTATTTAAAATATATAAAAGATGAAGGTGACTTTACCAGAATGGGAAGTGATATATATTTCCATGGTCTAACTGTAGGAGAGACTTCAGAAATAGAAATAGAAGAAGGTAAAATACTAGTAGTTAAACTTATTCAAATTGGCAAGTTAGATAATGAAGGCTATAGAAATTTATCATTTGAAGTCAATGGAAATGTAAGAGAAATAAAAATCAAAGATAAGGCAAATAATATAATTGCAAATGAAATATTTACTCAAATGGCAGATGTTGATAATCCACTAGAAGTTGGTGCTAGTATTCCAGGGACTATTTATAAGGTACTAGTAGAGGAAGGTCAGCAAGTTAAAATAAACGAACCTCTAATTATCATTGAAGCTATGAAAATGGAAACAATCATAAACTCTCCATCTAAAGGAATAGTAGGTTTAATTTTAGTTAAAGAACAAGATCAAGTTAAAAATGGAGAACTTTTAATAAAACTTAAATAA